A single region of the Zygotorulaspora mrakii chromosome 4, complete sequence genome encodes:
- the ALG9 gene encoding dolichyl-P-Man:Man(6)GlcNAc(2)-PP-dolichol alpha-1,2-mannosyltransferase (similar to Saccharomyces cerevisiae ALG9 (YNL219C); ancestral locus Anc_2.24) encodes MTITKEREGPKEQLTYTMKSCKLITGTLIILLAFSRVFLQPIFSIISDCDETFNYWEPLNLLVRGFGKQTWEYSPEYSIRSWAFLLPFASLLYPLNKALAFNAEWNFYIVRGLLGFGSFILEISLHREISRTLSISIANYWLLFQIFNPGWFHASVELLPSAIAMLLCLGSSKHALNYLSTDSTSSFLASITFNLIGGVLGWPFVLVLSLPICLHYLFHHKLIVTVRTVFDSLVIVSLVVAATFTLDSLFYGKFTPVSWNIFWYNVINADASSGPNIFGVESWTYYVFNLFLNFPLPVLILSIIGISRKRLWPLWLSLITWLLIFTSQPHKEERFLYPIYSLLSLAAAVGFSTLLKSVNRCKLTRSVIKLCIIAFVIIQATSRIMAILDNYSAPLDVYSTLYDLNNESDDIVNVCTGREWYHFPNSFFLPDNYRLRFVSSGFDGLLPGDFSEEGNIFSKIRKIPKGMNKKNIFDEGKLWPISKCDYFVDITSDVNERKDAFDPNSMPQGWIAHSCAKFVDVENSKILGRSFYFPTSIAELLSSNYAEYWSKIYGTEKVDYCLFEQVKNV; translated from the coding sequence ATGACTATCACCAAGGAGCGTGAGGGACCCAAAGAGCAATTAACCTACACTATGAAAAGCTGCAAATTGATAACCGGAACATTAATTATACTTCTAGCGTTTTCGAGGGTTTTCTTGCagccaattttttcaataatatcGGATTGCGATGAGACGTTCAATTATTGGGAACCATTGAATCTACTCGTCAGAGGTTTTGGTAAGCAAACATGGGAATACTCCCCAGAATATTCAATTCGTTCATGGGCTTTCCTCTTGCCGTTTGCTAGTCTGCTGTATCCGCTGAACAAGGCGTTAGCATTTAATGCAGAATGGAATTTTTATATTGTTAGAGGATTGCTTGGCTTTGGCAGCTTCATACTAGAAATAAGTTTACATCGAGAGATTTCAAGAACGCTTTCAATTTCTATTGCCAATTACTGGttgctttttcaaattttcaatccGGGTTGGTTTCATGCATCAGTTGAGTTATTGCCTTCAGCAATAGCAATGCTACTCTGCCTTGGGTCTTCTAAACATGCATTAAACTATTTATCGACTGATTCCACATCGAGCTTCTTGGCAAGCATTACCTTCAATTTAATTGGTGGTGTTCTGGGTTGGCCGTTCGTTTTGGTATTGAGTTTGCCAATCTGTTTACATTATTTGTTTCACCATAAATTGATTGTTACAGTGAGGACCGTGTTCGATTCATTGGTCATTGTCTCTCTAGTAGTTGCAGCCACATTCACACTTGACTCTTTGTTTTATGGAAAGTTTACTCCTGTATCCTGGAACATCTTTTGGTATAACGTAATAAATGCTGATGCCTCCTCAGGGCCTAACATCTTTGGTGTGGAGTCTTGGACATATTAtgttttcaatcttttccTGAATTTCCCGTTACCTGTCCTTATTTTAAGTATCATCGGCATTTCACGTAAGAGATTATGGCCATTATGGCTATCATTGATTACATGGTTACTTATTTTTACATCGCAGCCTCATAAGGAAGAGAGGTTTTTGTATCCAATTTATTCATTGCTATCTTTGGCAGCTGCTGTTGGGTTTTCTACACTATTAAAATCAGTCAACAGGTGCAAATTGACAAGGTCTGTGATTAAGTTGTGCATCATTGCATTCGTTATTATACAAGCAACATCGAGAATTATGGCGATATTAGATAACTACAGTGCTCCATTGGATGTCTATTCGACATTGTACGATTTGAATAATGAGAGTGATGATATTGTTAACGTGTGTACTGGTCGCGAATGGTACCATTTCCcaaactctttttttctcccAGATAATTACAGACTAAGGTTTGTTTCTTCAGGGTTTGATGGGCTACTGCCTGGCGATTTCAGCGAAGAAGGTaacattttttcaaagataagAAAGATCCCAAAAGGaatgaacaagaaaaatatttttgatgaaggAAAATTATGGCCAATTTCCAAATGTGActattttgttgatataaCTTCCGATGtcaatgaaagaaaagatgcATTTGATCCTAATTCAATGCCTCAAGGATGGATCGCTCATTCTTGCGCCAAGTTCGTAGAcgttgaaaattcaaaaattttaggAAGATCATTTTACTTTCCCACTAGCATTGCTGAACTCTTATCTTCTAACTATGCTGAATATTGGAGCAAAATATATGGCACAGAAAAAGTTGACTACTGCCTGTTTGAGCAGGTAAAAAACGTTTGA
- the YPD1 gene encoding Ypd1p (similar to Saccharomyces cerevisiae YPD1 (YDL235C); ancestral locus Anc_2.27), with translation MTIPKEVINWSILNEIISMDEDDPGFSKGLIIQFLEQASNTFEEMEVNVQQTRDLKKLDSLGHFLKGSSAALGLQSIAWVCERIQNLGRKKESGFSSTEDLGSMASSEDVTEDDAVYLDAIEKALVQARHEFSLVREELSEYYHCEL, from the coding sequence ATGACGATACCAAAAGAGGTTATTAATTGGAGCATACTGAACGAGATCATCTCAATGGACGAAGATGACCCAGGTTTCTCCAAGGGACTTATCATTCAGTTCTTGGAACAAGCGTCGAATACTTTCGAGGAGATGGAGGTCAATGTTCAACAGACCAGAGatctgaagaaattggaCAGTTTGGGACACTTCCTCAAAGGCTCGTCAGCAGCTTTGGGTTTGCAAAGTATCGCTTGGGTGTGCGAAAGAATACAGAATCTGGGCAGAAAGAAGGAAAGCGGTTTCTCCAGCACTGAAGATCTAGGCAGCATGGCCAGCTCAGAAGATGTCACTGAAGATGACGCTGTTTATCTGGATGCCATTGAGAAGGCGTTGGTTCAGGCTAGACACGAATTCAGTCTGGTCAGAGAAGAGCTCTCTGAGTACTATCACTGCGAGCTCTGA
- the PHO13 gene encoding 4-nitrophenylphosphatase (similar to Saccharomyces cerevisiae PHO13 (YDL236W); ancestral locus Anc_2.25), which translates to MTLTGPIKIKSKAVAQEFLDSFDSFLFDCDGVLWLGSHLLPSIKETLKLLTDLGKKLIFVTNNSTKSRAAYTKKFAGFGIEVSEDQIFTSGYASAVYVRDFLKLQPGKDKVWVFGESGISEELSLMGYESLGGGDPRLDETFDFKTSPFLVNGLDPDVHCVVAGLDTKVNYHRLAVSLQYLQKEDSVHFVGTNVDSTFPQKGFIFPGAGSTIASLACSSGRTPVYCGKPNINMLNTIVSAKNLDKSKCCMVGDRLNTDIRFGVEGSLGGTLLVLTGIETEERALEEDGDHPQPKYYAEKLGDVYELTSS; encoded by the coding sequence ATGACTTTAACTGGACCtatcaaaataaaatctAAGGCAGTTGCGCAGGAATTCTTGGACAGCTTCGACAGTTTCTTGTTCGATTGTGATGGTGTTTTGTGGCTAGGTTCACACCTTTTACCAAGTATTAAAGAGACTTTGAAACTATTAACTGATTTAGGCAAGAAGCTAATATTTGTCACAAACAACTCCACCAAATCTCGTGCTGCCTACACAAAAAAGTTCGCTGGTTTTGGTATCGAAGTTTCGGAGGATCAAATATTCACTTCCGGATATGCCTCTGCAGTGTATGTTCGtgatttcttgaaattgcaaCCGGGAAAAGATAAAGTTTGGGTTTTTGGTGAATCAGGTATTTCGGAGGAATTGAGTCTGATGGGATACGAATCATTAGGTGGTGGGGATCCAAGATTAGATGAAACATTTGATTTCAAGACCTCACCATTTTTGGTCAATGGTCTTGATCCAGATGTGCACTGTGTTGTCGCAGGCTTGGATACGAAAGTGAACTACCACCGTTTGGCCGTGAGTTTACAATATCTGCAAAAGGAAGATAGTGTTCATTTTGTTGGTACTAATGTTGACTCTACATTCCCTCAAAAGGGCTTTATCTTCCCTGGTGCTGGATCCACAATTGCTTCACTTGCCTGTTCATCGGGAAGGACGCCAGTTTATTGTGGTAAACCAAATATAAATATGCTTAATACAATTGTTTCTGCAAAGAATTTGGATAAATCCAAATGCTGTATGGTTGGTGACAGATTAAATACCGATATCAGATTTGGTGTTGAAGGAAGCTTGGGTGGAACTCTTTTGGTATTGACTGGTATTGAAACTGAAGAAAGAGCTTTGGAAGAAGACGGAGACCATCCTCAACCCAAATATTACGCAGAGAAGCTAGGAGATGTTTATGAATTGACATCCTCATAG
- the ADE12 gene encoding adenylosuccinate synthase (similar to Saccharomyces cerevisiae ADE12 (YNL220W); ancestral locus Anc_2.23), whose product MVNVVLGAQWGDEGKGKLVDLLVGKYDIVARCAGGNNAGHTIVVDGVKYDFHMLPSGLVNPYCQNLLGNGVVIHVPSFFKELETLEAKGLTNARGRLFISSRAHLVFDFHQRTDKLRELELSGAAKDGKNIGTTGKGIGPTYSTKASRSGLRVHHLVNDNEGSWDEFVVKYNRLLETRKQRYGDFDYDADEELARFKKYKEELKPFIVDSVVFIHKAIAEKKSILVEGANALMLDIDFGTYPYVTSSNTGIGGVITGLGIPPRTIDKVYGVVKAYTTRVGEGPFPTEQLNANGEKLQNIGAEFGVTTGRKRRCGWLDLVILKYSTLINGYTSLNVTKLDVLDTFKEIPIGVSYFLNGKELDLFPEDLTTLGKVEVKYVTLPGWDQDITKVTNYADLPENAKKYLKFIEDFVGVPVEWVGTGPSRDSMLHIDV is encoded by the coding sequence ATGGTTAATGTTGTCTTAGGTGCCCAATGGGGTGATGAAGGCAAAGGTAAATTGGTTGACTTGCTAGTTGGCAAGTACGACATTGTTGCCCGTTGTGCTGGTGGTAACAATGCTGGACACACTATCGTGGTTGATGGTGTTAAGTACGACTTTCACATGTTGCCATCGGGATTGGTGAACCCGTATTGTCAGAATCTGCTAGGTAACGGTGTCGTCATTCATGTTCCATCGttcttcaaagaattggaaactTTGGAAGCAAAGGGATTGACTAACGCAAGAGGTAGACTATTCATCTCCTCCAGGGCTCATTTAGTGTTTGACTTTCACCAACGTACCGATAAGCTAAGAGAATTGGAACTATCTGGTGCAGCAAAGGATGGTAAGAATATCGGTACCACTGGTAAGGGGATTGGTCCAACTTACTCTACAAAGGCCTCAAGATCCGGACTTAGAGTTCATCACTTGGTCAATGACAATGAAGGCTCTTGGGATGAATTTGTCGTCAAGTATAATAGGTTACTCGAGACAAGAAAACAGCGTTATGGTGATTTTGACTATGATGCTGATGAAGAATTAGccagattcaaaaaatacaaagaagAACTGAAACCCTTCATTGTCGATTCTGTCGTTTTCATCCACAAAGCGATtgcagaaaagaagagcaTTCTTGTTGAAGGTGCCAACGCTCTTATGTTGGACATCGATTTTGGTACATATCCATATGTTACCTCTTCAAATACAGGTATTGGTGGTGTTATCACTGGTTTAGGTATTCCTCCGCGTACTATAGATAAAGTTTATGGTGTTGTAAAGGCTTATACTACAAGAGTTGGAGAAGGTCCTTTCCCAACTGAACAATTGAATGCtaatggtgaaaaattacaaaacaTCGGTGCTGAATTTGGTGTTACAACTGGTCGTAAACGTCGTTGTGGTTGGTTAGATCTTGTTATACTAAAGTACTCCACTTTGATCAACGGTTATACCAGTTTGAATGTTACCAAACTAGATGTTCTGGATACTTTCAAGGAAATCCCAATCGGTGTCTCTTATTTCCTAAATGGTAAAGAATTGGATTTATTCCCTGAGGATTTAACCACTTTAGGCAAAGTTGAAGTTAAATATGTTACGTTACCAGGATGGGATCAAGACATAACAAAGGTCACCAATTATGCTGATCTTCCTGAAAATGCTAAGAAATATTTAAAATTCATTGAGGATTTTGTTGGCGTCCCAGTTGAATGGGTCGGTACCGGGCCATCAAGAGATTCCATGTTGCACATCGATGTTTAG
- the MGS1 gene encoding ssDNA-dependent ATPase MGS1 (similar to Saccharomyces cerevisiae MGS1 (YNL218W); ancestral locus Anc_2.26) codes for MESNSVIMTKALCIRVSYRREQAPWILFCIPMSNKSKLSSEQLIACPVCNKTIPYSSINAHLDSCATSNHSTGKQPTLTSVLGGIKKRRRKEADATVIDLDAETSNGIPPGKSAFPSEDTQDSKRVKKESSNNSNTYELRHLQRISHLPLSEKLRPKDIREYVGQQHILSQENGTLFKYIKEGIIPSMILWGPPGVGKTSLARLLTGTASNNGVTYHLVETSATKANTQELRSIFDKAKNDYHLTKRRTVLFIDEIHRFNKNQQDLLLPYVENGDIVLIGATTENPSFQLNNALISRCHVFVLEKLNTNESCIVLSRGVALLNRLRNHVWKVGKPLKLSRVVLEYIVNLSVGDIRRALNLLEMIEVSTRTIQDGKELTVDEVRSILTNKSSEGISTYYDTSGDNHYDTISAFHKAIRGSDENASLYYLARMLQGGEDPLYIARRMIRIASEDIGNRDNTLLPLAVAAHDAVMKIGLPEADLALAQCCVALARAPKSVDLYRAWKQLKSMLHENTYSMASSEIPLHIRNAPTELMKGLGYHKGYKYNPDYIDGKVKQSYLPDEIIRQCEDKEDLQFLKGQHLGTKRDPDLDYDSL; via the coding sequence ATGGAATCAAATTCTGTCATAATGACTAAAGCGTTATGTATTCGGGTTTCATATAGAAGAGAACAAGCGCCTTGGATACTTTTCTGCATTCCTATGTCCAATAAATCCAAGTTATCGTCTGAGCAATTAATTGCATGTCCGGTCTGTAACAAGACAATCCCTTACTCCTCAATCAATGCGCATTTAGATAGCTGCGCGACTAGCAATCACAGTACTGGGAAGCAACCGACTTTGACAAGTGTTCTTGGGGGCATAAAGAAGAGGAGGCGTAAGGAAGCAGATGCAACAGTTATAGATTTGGATGCAGAGACATCGAATGGAATTCCACCAGGTAAATCGGCATTTCCTTCAGAAGATACCCAAGATTCCAAGAgagtgaaaaaagaatcctCAAACAACAGCAATACGTATGAATTACGACACTTGCAGAGGATCAGTCATCTGCCGTTAAGCGAAAAGCTGCGACCCAAAGATATACGTGAATATGTTGGTCAACAGCACATTCTTTCCCAAGAAAATGGAACTCTATTtaaatatatcaaagagGGTATTATACCGTCAATGATTTTATGGGGGCCGCCTGGAGTTGGAAAAACTTCATTAGCAAGGCTACTAACGGGGACAGCGAGCAACAATGGTGTGACATATCATCTGGTCGAGACAAGCGCAACAAAAGCGAATACCCAGGAACTGCGTTCAATCTTTGATAAAGCGAAAAATGATTATCACCTAACAAAGCGAAGGACGGTTCTATTTATTGACGAGATTCATCGATTTAATAAGAATCAACAAGACTTACTGCTGCCGTACGTTGAAAATGGTGACATAGTATTAATTGGTGCAACGACAGAAAATCCTAGTTTCCAATTGAATAATGCTCTTATTAGCAGATGCCATGTATTTGTATTAGAAAAACTGAACACGAATGAAAGTTGTATTGTATTATCGAGAGGTGTGGCGCTATTAAATAGATTGCGAAATCATGTGTGGAAAGTGGGAAAACCATTGAAACTGTCCAGAGTAGTGCTGGAATACATAGTAAATCTTTCGGTAGGAGATATCAGAAGAGCATTGAACTTGTTAGAGATGATAGAAGTTTCAACTAGAACAATTCAAGATGGAAAAGAACTCACAGTTGATGAAGTAAGATCGATTCTTACCAACAAAAGCTCAGAAGGAATCAGTACTTACTATGACACTAGTGGAGACAATCATTACGACACAATATCTGCATTTCACAAAGCAATAAGAGGCTCTGATGAGAATGCATCATTATACTATTTAGCCCGAATGCTGCAGGGAGGCGAAGATCCATTGTATATTGCTCGTAGAATGATCAGAATTGCGAGTGAGGATATTGGAAATAGAGATAATACACTACTACCCTTAGCAGTAGCTGCACATGATGCTGTGATGAAAATTGGATTGCCAGAGGCAGACTTGGCTCTCGCACAATGTTGCGTAGCCTTAGCAAGAGCTCCAAAATCTGTCGACTTGTATCGCGCTTGGAAGCAACTGAAATCTATGTTACATGAAAACACATATAGCATGGCATCTAGTGAAATCCCGTTGCATATCAGAAATGCCCCAACTGAGCTAATGAAAGGATTAGGGTATCATAAAGGGTACAAGTACAACCCAGATTACATAGATGGTAAGGTCAAGCAGAGCTATCTACCAGACGAAATAATTCGTCAATGTGAAGACAAAGAAGATCTACAATTCCTTAAAGGGCAGCATTTAGGGACCAAGAGAGATCCAGATCTCGATTATGATAGTTTATGA
- the PPN2 gene encoding putative serine/threonine-protein phosphatase (similar to Saccharomyces cerevisiae YNL217W; ancestral locus Anc_2.28) yields MVNKHKERDSLAMRSVPFVLPLLVSLVLFGIYMTCTLVSLDDGPLNIPPEKRLPKLNMFERVTEHMSHERDFRLVFIGDVHGQYDDLQRFIDEELGGLDEETTIVLLGDMVNKGPDSDKVVSFILNNKRNVRCIMGNHDLAVLFAYMNPKLNRRPLRKIRKQLRPLEVDSQAGFFYPDDVTKVKEAHTVLAENLGFEALRDLALHCPVAMELKLPDDESLFTVHAGMMPGDFIDNIPTAGAVTETKYINPKDWSDYSKEKDRRHKSRWYTFWKKDKLQEKYDHITVLYGHDANKGLNLHAHTKGMDSGCVKGGALSGFVYQYHHKKNKLTHYLLQTNCDGYFPQL; encoded by the coding sequence ATGGTGAATAAGCACAAAGAGCGAGACAGCCTAGCCATGAGAAGTGTTCCTTTCGTGCTGCCGCTCTTGGTATCACTAGTGCTTTTTGGCATCTATATGACATGTACTCTCGTCAGCCTGGATGACGGACCTCTAAATATTCCTCCGGAGAAACGACTGCCCAAACTCAACATGTTTGAAAGAGTCACCGAGCACATGAGCCATGAGCGGGATTTCAGGCTTGTGTTCATTGGCGATGTGCATGGCCAGTACGACGATCTTCAGAGATTTATAGATGAAGAGCTTGGCGGATTGGATGAGGAGACCACCATTGTGCTTTTGGGAGACATGGTAAACAAGGGCCCAGATTCCGACAAGGTCGTCTCATTCATACTCAACAACAAGAGAAATGTGAGGTGCATCATGGGCAACCACGATCTTGCTGTTCTGTTTGCGTATATGAACCCTAAATTGAATAGACGACCACTCCGTAAGATCCGCAAGCAACTGAGACCCTTAGAGGTCGACTCACAGGCCGGCTTTTTCTACCCCGATGATGTGACAAAGGTCAAAGAAGCACATACTGTTCTAGCGGAGAACCTTGGGTTCGAGGCGCTGAGAGATCTTGCGCTTCACTGTCCCGTCGCAATGGAGCTAAAATTGCCGGACGACGAGTCTCTTTTCACTGTTCATGCCGGTATGATGCCCGGCGACTTCATCGATAATATTCCCACGGCGGGCGCTGTCACCGAAACTAAATACATCAATCCCAAGGATTGGTCTGATTACTCGAAGGAAAAAGACCGTCGCCACAAGAGCCGGTGGTACACATTCTGGAAGAAAGACAAACTGCAGGAAAAATACGATCACATCACAGTGCTCTACGGCCACGACGCCAACAAGGGCCTCAATTTGCATGCACACACCAAGGGAATGGACTCAGGATGTGTCAAGGGTGGCGCTCTGAGTGGTTTTGTCTACCAGTACCACCACAAGAAGAACAAACTGACGCACTACCTGCTGCAGACCAACTGCGACGGTTACTTTCCACAATTGTGA
- the POP1 gene encoding ribonuclease P/MRP protein subunit POP1 (similar to Saccharomyces cerevisiae POP1 (YNL221C); ancestral locus Anc_2.22), whose product MSSGVTGGKKQLNRNQLFKRQKIRNARTIRAEAVRFDVKQNVAGSNAGRLEGGNNLSESGGILKVAEFVSSREFELKELQLAMRTSKSANSTRVFQSLPRKLRRRTASHNVKRIPKRMRNRAMREMAKNDQRVVSPGSKSNGSVFKKTKRNHGLSARALYRAKMSVKLLRLASKSASMKLALPDGVLSRNINLRSKIKFLNSQIGAKRRNNPDVLSRNNAMGSYDNCALNELALPPRNRIKFLKRQRFFAWIPSHIWNAKRSHMIKRWGYQIPWSPTQKCFRLTHRLGGNVASSDGALALDTSFYGTMIVKDSLKKDENGSNLKEIISTLSGSRSVTKKFRDSKNWFEGYVYDIENDCSTILGPVDLLWIDVHTVMIRLHPAIYPTVFFAILRKYGDRISLSDCRYSLGSITVKGAKSLNALASIMRTHSKSESFSQLKMASTIADTSVLPLKAMFAFECIDPRHLSAPRPLNTSSSDTPTVDDIINLQNNFPSKEISSIVHKLTNSKERENSYFNQSTLKQLATRRQRLMSTDPVNQTKNMIPYNSKTDPSIPLFIVKRQKSDDWVVILPWFWVLPFWYQLNRVTRVYHMGLRQMQQLSYENNKLFFPDDFPFTLVGQKENSIYKRDTKKLKWDKKAPGKRVSFDKILDIHKDVLPSFQGEIGDYFSCDWKLLQILRNGLKYLTRDGKTLGHCNENKTTQFDSYGARDIQVLNDLFEYYKDIVNKDTYDITQDFSLPIELTVNTRAEPREIDWEKSAQSSINETPLQVTAISCTCVGKGHPTDNSRIYQIPLEDADYWKKVSAGLYRSDGRKDNETKHPLPNIHDLVGFITTGAYHLAEGKGVAQGFIDAEVARKRTSRHLLIRNVGTNTYRLVEWNFIPM is encoded by the coding sequence ATGAGTAGTGGCGTGACTGGCGGCAAGAAGCAGCTGAATAGAAACCAGCTGTTCAAGAGACAGAAGATCAGAAATGCGCGGACTATAAGGGCAGAAGCAGTTCGTTTTGACGTTAAGCAGAACGTTGCGGGATCCAATGCGGGCAGACTGGAGGGCGGCAACAATTTGTCGGAATCCGGTGGAATTCTCAAAGTGGCGGAATTCGTTTCTTCTCGTGAATTCGAACTGAAGGAATTGCAATTGGCAATGCGGACTTCGAAGAGTGCCAATTCCACGAGAGTATTCCAGTCTCTGCCGCGCAAACTTCGTCGCAGGACCGCCTCGCACAATGTCAAGCGCATACCGAAGAGAATGCGCAATCGAGCAATGCGTGAAATGGCCAAGAATGATCAGAGAGTTGTATCACCTGGATCGAAGAGTAATGGCTCCGtcttcaagaaaacaaagagaaaCCATGGCCTGTCAGCAAGAGCACTTTACAGAGCAAAAATGTCAGTTAAACTGTTGAGGTTAGCCAGCAAGTCAGCTTCGATGAAACTTGCATTACCAGATGGGGTATTGTCGCGAAATATAAATCTGAGATCAAAgatcaaatttctcaattcGCAAATAGGAGCAAAGAGAAGGAACAATCCTGATGTTCTGAGTAGAAATAATGCGATGGGGAGCTATGATAATTGTGCGTTGAACGAACTTGCACTACCACCAAGAAACCGcataaaatttttaaaaaggCAACGGTTCTTTGCGTGGATCCCCTCGCATATATGGAATGCGAAGAGGTCGCACATGATCAAACGATGGGGCTACCAAATACCTTGGTCACCGACTCAAAAATGCTTTAGATTGACCCATCGTCTGGGAGGAAATGTTGCTTCTTCAGATGGGGCATTAGCGTTGGACACAAGCTTTTACGGTACCATGATCGTAAAAGACTCCTTGAAGAAAGACGAAAACGGAAGTAATCTAAAGGAAATAATATCCACACTTTCCGGGAGTCGATCCGTTACAAAGAAATTCAGGGATTCGAAAAATTGGTTTGAGGGATACGTTTACGATATAGAAAATGACTGCTCGACAATACTCGGTCCTGTAGATTTATTATGGATAGACGTGCATACTGTAATGATAAGATTGCACCCAGCAATATATCCAACAGTTTTCTTCGCCATACTTAGAAAGTATGGCGATAGAATCTCGTTAAGTGATTGTCGGTACTCACTCGGAAGCATCACTGTTAAAGGAGCCAAATCTTTAAATGCGCTTGCTTCAATTATGAGGACTCATAGTAAAAGCGAATCCTTCTCTCAGTTGAAAATGGCTTCTACAATCGCTGATACCTCTGTTTTACCACTGAAGGCTATGTTTGCCTTCGAATGCATTGATCCACGCCATTTATCAGCCCCAAGGCCACTGAATacatcttcttcagatACTCCCACAGTCGATGATATCATCAACTTGCAGAACAATTTTCCTTCTAAAGAGATAAGCAGTATTGTTCACAAATTGACCAATTCAaaggaaagagaaaattcGTATTTTAATCAGTCGACTTTGAAACAGCTTGCTACTAGACGACAAAGGCTTATGTCAACTGATCCAGTCAATCAAACTAAAAATATGATCCCCTACAATAGCAAAACAGATCCCTCAATTCCACTTTTCATTGTAAAGAGACAAAAAAGTGACGACTGGGTGGTAATATTGCCATGGTTCTGGGTATTGCCCTTTTGGTATCAGTTGAATAGAGTTACAAGGGTATACCATATGGGGTTGAGACAGATGCAACAACTTAGTTACGAGAATAataaattattttttcctgATGATTTTCCCTTCACGCTTGTGGGACAAAAGGAAAACTCGATTTACAAAAGAGATACCAAAAAACTGAAATGGGATAAAAAAGCACCAGGAAAACGGGTTTCATTCGATAAGATTTTGGATATTCACAAAGATGTTCTTCCATCCTTTCAAGGCGAAATTGGTGATTACTTTAGCTGTGATTGGAAATTATTACAAATTTTGAGGAATGGTTTAAAATACCTAACAAGGGATGGAAAAACTCTAGGACATTGCAATGAAAATAAGACCACACAGTTCGACAGCTATGGAGCAAGAGATATCCAGGTTTTGAACGACCTTTTCGAGTATTACAAAGATATCGTCAACAAAGATACGTATGATATCACTCAGGACTTTTCATTACCAATTGAATTGACTGTGAATACAAGGGCAGAACCAAGGGAAATCGACTGGGAGAAATCAGCGCAGTCTTCAATAAATGAAACTCCTCTACAGGTGACTGCCATATCATGCACGTGTGTTGGAAAAGGCCATCCAACAGACAACTCTCGTATTTATCAGATTCCACTGGAAGATGCTGATTATTGGAAAAAAGTTAGCGCAGGACTCTATCGTTCTGATGGCAGAAAAGATAATGAGACAAAACATCCACTGCCCAACATTCACGATCTTGTTGGTTTCATTACAACCGGCGCTTACCATCTCGCCGAAGGCAAAGGTGTTGCGCAGGGATTTATAGATGCAGAAGTTGCGCGAAAACGCACAAGCAGACACTTACTGATACGCAATGTGGGTACCAATACTTATAGACTCGTGGAATGGAATTTCATTCCAATGTAA